From Pseudoleptotrichia goodfellowii, a single genomic window includes:
- a CDS encoding CRISPR-associated helicase/endonuclease Cas3: MKNQFLAKSTGETILTHTGNLIKNFELLLKLYPNINVDKRLLLLACIYHDLGKINIKFQRKLFKKNDEIQIPHGLLSTAFINSRDLIKEQGFSKSDIKVLAYSVALHHERDLSEIEDKDLKDEVELMNKETFDFTKVLRNLEEEYIRYLKDNRIQEVNNNIRVFNIINDDIKLRVLSKGFYKLHERMYSVDALATKEESMEAFKKYIMVKGLLNKIDYAASSGLTVEYENNFLEKSMNDFLQNVLKKYDSNNDWNDLQKFMINNRDSNVIVVAQTGFGKTEAGLLWIGNNKGFFTLPLRVAINSIYKRIKEQILKDDITKDELTDKLGLLHSDFRSEYLKRFEEKKDKEIEESDFTEERLDEYIGKTKQLSLPLTVCTIDQIFDFVYRAPGFEMKASILAYSKIVIDEIQMYSPNLVASLIYGIKFITDLGGKFAIMTATLPGIIKTLLEKENVSFVTTSPFVNNKIRHKVKIENDVINAEFIKQRYKNNKILVVCNTVKKSKEIYDELKEIGVSGNEINLLHSRFIKKDRFQKENEITKFASPKRFSEKERRIEENIRESGIWIGTQVVEASLDIDFDVLITELSDLNGLFQRMGRCYRSRTLKPEDGYNCFVFTDNCSGIGKSERSVIDEEIHEKSKEKLLNVDGILTEEMKLSMIDEVYSYESLKETQYCQTIEEKLRALKFYIIEYEMSKEKVKEIFRDIHSIDVIPMPIYKENEDEITENIEILQKTYKDCSDIERKKLKLDKIRARNEISQLKVSVPQYDFDESDYNTVEINKYEEIFVMNCDYSFERGIEIIKKSKKLDFEEDLCF; the protein is encoded by the coding sequence ATGAAAAATCAATTTTTGGCAAAGTCCACAGGTGAAACAATTCTGACACATACCGGCAATTTAATAAAAAATTTTGAATTATTATTAAAATTATATCCTAATATTAACGTGGATAAAAGACTTTTATTATTGGCATGTATATATCATGATTTAGGAAAGATAAATATAAAATTTCAAAGAAAACTATTTAAAAAAAATGATGAAATTCAAATTCCGCATGGTCTTTTAAGTACAGCTTTTATAAATTCAAGAGATTTAATAAAAGAGCAGGGGTTCAGTAAATCGGATATAAAAGTGTTGGCTTATTCAGTAGCATTACATCATGAAAGAGATCTTTCAGAAATAGAAGATAAAGATTTAAAAGATGAAGTAGAGTTAATGAATAAAGAAACTTTTGATTTTACAAAAGTCTTAAGAAATTTAGAAGAAGAATATATAAGATATTTAAAAGATAATAGAATTCAGGAAGTGAATAATAATATAAGAGTATTTAATATTATAAATGATGATATTAAATTAAGAGTATTAAGCAAAGGATTTTATAAATTACATGAAAGAATGTATTCTGTAGATGCTTTGGCTACAAAAGAAGAATCAATGGAAGCTTTTAAAAAGTATATTATGGTAAAAGGCTTGCTAAATAAAATCGATTATGCGGCAAGCTCGGGATTGACTGTCGAATATGAGAATAACTTTCTGGAAAAAAGTATGAATGATTTTTTGCAGAATGTTCTGAAAAAATACGATAGTAACAATGACTGGAATGATTTGCAGAAATTCATGATTAATAACAGAGACAGTAATGTAATCGTTGTTGCACAAACAGGTTTTGGAAAAACTGAAGCAGGATTGTTATGGATAGGAAATAATAAAGGGTTTTTTACATTACCTTTGAGAGTAGCGATAAATTCGATTTATAAAAGAATAAAAGAGCAGATTTTAAAAGACGATATTACTAAAGATGAGCTTACTGATAAATTAGGATTACTTCATTCGGACTTTAGAAGCGAATATTTGAAAAGATTTGAAGAAAAGAAAGATAAAGAAATAGAAGAAAGTGATTTTACTGAAGAAAGACTTGATGAATATATAGGAAAAACAAAGCAGCTTTCTTTGCCTCTTACTGTATGCACTATTGATCAGATTTTTGATTTTGTTTACAGGGCTCCTGGATTTGAAATGAAAGCATCTATATTAGCCTATTCCAAAATAGTAATTGATGAAATTCAAATGTATTCTCCAAATTTAGTAGCTTCATTAATATACGGAATTAAATTTATCACAGATCTGGGAGGAAAATTTGCAATAATGACTGCAACATTGCCGGGAATTATAAAAACTTTGCTTGAAAAAGAAAATGTTTCATTTGTTACTACTTCTCCTTTTGTTAATAATAAAATAAGACATAAAGTAAAAATTGAGAATGATGTTATAAATGCTGAATTTATAAAACAAAGATATAAAAATAACAAAATTCTGGTCGTTTGCAACACAGTGAAAAAATCTAAAGAAATATATGATGAACTTAAGGAAATAGGAGTTTCCGGAAATGAGATAAATTTACTTCATAGTAGATTTATAAAAAAAGACAGGTTTCAAAAAGAAAATGAAATTACAAAATTTGCTTCTCCGAAGAGATTTTCAGAAAAAGAAAGAAGAATAGAGGAAAATATAAGAGAAAGTGGCATATGGATAGGAACTCAAGTAGTTGAAGCATCTCTAGATATAGATTTTGATGTGTTGATTACGGAGTTATCCGATTTAAACGGCTTATTTCAAAGAATGGGAAGATGTTACAGAAGTAGAACATTGAAACCTGAGGACGGATATAATTGTTTTGTATTTACAGATAATTGCAGTGGTATAGGTAAATCGGAGAGAAGTGTTATAGATGAGGAGATTCATGAAAAATCCAAGGAAAAACTTTTAAATGTTGACGGAATATTGACAGAAGAGATGAAACTGTCTATGATAGATGAAGTTTACTCTTATGAAAGTCTTAAAGAAACTCAATATTGTCAAACTATAGAAGAGAAATTAAGAGCTTTAAAATTTTATATAATAGAATACGAAATGAGTAAAGAGAAAGTAAAAGAAATTTTTAGAGATATTCATTCAATAGATGTAATTCCTATGCCGATATATAAAGAGAATGAAGATGAGATTACTGAAAATATAGAAATTTTACAGAAGACTTATAAAGATTGTTCTGATATAGAGAGAAAAAAGTTAAAACTGGATAAAATAAGAGCGAGAAATGAAATAAGTCAACTAAAAGTGAGTGTACCTCAATATGACTTTGATGAAAGTGATTATAATACTGTTGAAATAAATAAATATGAGGAAATATTTGTGATGAACTGTGATTATTCCTTTGAAAGAGGTATAGAAATTATAAAAAAATCTAAAAAATTAGATTTTGAAGAAGATTTATGTTTTTAA
- the cas4 gene encoding CRISPR-associated protein Cas4, producing MFLNTLDKGEFIMRISGLMINYYFICKRKLWCLAKNINLEETNENVKMGKLIDESRYALETKQIMIEGTVNIDFIRNWKVVHEVKKSKAIEEAAIWQVKYYIYFLKKRGIDIEKGIIDYPEIRERKEVILSEEDEVYLEKVLKDIEQICQSEISPRVINDKVCKKCAYYEYCYI from the coding sequence ATGTTTTTAAATACACTGGATAAAGGTGAATTTATTATGAGAATATCGGGATTAATGATAAATTATTATTTTATCTGTAAAAGAAAATTATGGTGTTTGGCAAAAAATATTAATTTGGAAGAGACAAATGAAAATGTAAAAATGGGTAAATTAATAGATGAAAGCAGATATGCTCTTGAAACTAAGCAAATAATGATAGAAGGAACTGTAAATATTGATTTTATAAGGAACTGGAAAGTGGTTCATGAAGTGAAAAAGAGCAAAGCTATTGAGGAAGCTGCAATTTGGCAAGTGAAGTATTATATTTATTTTTTGAAGAAAAGAGGGATAGATATAGAAAAGGGAATAATTGATTATCCTGAAATAAGAGAAAGAAAAGAAGTTATTTTATCTGAAGAAGATGAAGTATATTTAGAAAAAGTTTTAAAAGATATAGAACAAATATGTCAAAGTGAGATTTCTCCCCGAGTTATAAATGATAAAGTTTGTAAAAAATGTGCATATTATGAATATTGTTATATTTAG
- the cas1b gene encoding type I-B CRISPR-associated endonuclease Cas1b, with product MSESYFIFSNGELKRKDNVVRITAADGRFKDIKVEMTRDIYLFGEVSLNTKCLNYLATLKIPVHVFNYYGFYTGTFYPKETNVSGKLFVKQVENYTNNEKRIELAQLIIDAASANILRNLRYYQERGKELEEIIEQIKALKKGIFRTENVEELMGIEGTIRKTYYDSWNIIVNQEIDFEKRVKRPPDNMINTMISFLNTLVYTACLSEIYVSQLNPTISYLHSVGERRFSLSLDIAEVFKPLLADRIIFSLLNKKMITEKDFVKDSNYFYMKEKAQKLILKTFNERLETTIRHRDLNRNVSYRRLMRLEAYKLVKHLMEDKKYEGFKIWW from the coding sequence ATGTCTGAGAGTTATTTTATATTTTCAAATGGAGAATTAAAGAGGAAAGACAACGTTGTGAGGATAACTGCTGCAGATGGTAGATTTAAAGATATAAAAGTGGAAATGACAAGAGATATATACCTGTTTGGAGAAGTATCTCTTAATACAAAATGTTTAAATTATTTGGCAACGTTGAAAATACCCGTACACGTATTTAATTATTACGGATTTTATACAGGAACATTTTATCCTAAAGAAACTAATGTTTCAGGAAAATTATTTGTTAAACAGGTAGAAAATTATACAAATAATGAAAAAAGAATTGAGCTTGCACAGCTAATAATAGACGCTGCAAGTGCTAATATTTTAAGAAATTTGAGATATTATCAGGAAAGAGGAAAAGAACTTGAAGAAATAATAGAGCAGATAAAAGCTCTGAAAAAAGGGATTTTCAGAACAGAAAATGTGGAAGAACTTATGGGAATTGAGGGAACTATAAGAAAAACTTATTACGATAGCTGGAATATAATAGTCAATCAGGAAATAGATTTTGAAAAAAGAGTAAAAAGACCGCCCGATAATATGATTAATACTATGATTTCTTTTCTGAATACACTTGTTTATACAGCGTGTCTTTCAGAAATATATGTGAGTCAGTTAAATCCTACAATAAGCTATTTACATAGTGTAGGAGAAAGAAGGTTTTCACTATCTCTTGATATTGCTGAGGTTTTCAAGCCTTTGCTTGCAGATAGAATTATTTTTTCTTTGTTAAATAAAAAAATGATAACGGAAAAAGATTTTGTAAAAGATTCAAATTATTTTTATATGAAAGAAAAAGCCCAGAAATTGATTTTAAAAACGTTTAATGAAAGATTGGAAACGACTATAAGACACAGAGATTTAAACAGAAATGTTTCGTACAGAAGATTGATGCGTCTTGAGGCGTATAAGTTAGTAAAGCATTTAATGGAAGATAAAAAGTATGAAGGTTTTAAAATATGGTGGTAA
- the cas2 gene encoding CRISPR-associated endonuclease Cas2: MYVILVYDISTDDDGGRISRNIFKICKRYLTNVQKSVFEGEITPVLLRKLYLELRGFIRDDKDSVLLFKSRQEKWLEKEFWGLEDDKTSNFF, translated from the coding sequence ATGTATGTGATATTAGTTTATGATATTTCAACAGATGATGATGGTGGGAGAATTTCCAGAAATATTTTTAAGATATGCAAAAGATATCTCACTAACGTTCAAAAATCGGTTTTTGAAGGAGAAATTACTCCTGTTTTATTAAGAAAACTTTATTTGGAATTAAGAGGATTTATCAGAGATGATAAGGATTCCGTATTATTATTTAAAAGTAGGCAGGAAAAATGGTTGGAAAAGGAATTTTGGGGCTTGGAAGATGATAAAACTTCTAATTTTTTTTAA
- a CDS encoding ABC transporter substrate-binding protein, with the protein MKKMLLLLGAITVFILSCVGKEGQSSGKKEESKKKVKIGIMQITTHPALDSAREGFKEAFKEAGLEVVYDEKNANGEITTANLIANNFVNSKVDLIYAIATNTAQAVSNTTEDIPIVFSAITDPESAGILKKNVTGISDRVDIKQQLELLLKIDSKIKKVGIIYNSSEPNSKIQVEDLKKAAKELNLQVVEKSVSQVSEIPQVTDMLIRESDALYLPTDNLVASVVNLITDKAAVAKKIVFGAEAAHVKGGALITQGVDYYEMGKEAGKIAVEILKNNKKPFEMKYKTMELGEITVNSKTLGKLGIKLPEEIRNKVKFIE; encoded by the coding sequence ATGAAAAAAATGTTATTATTACTGGGAGCAATCACAGTATTTATTTTAAGTTGCGTAGGAAAAGAAGGACAGTCATCAGGTAAAAAGGAGGAAAGTAAGAAAAAAGTAAAAATCGGAATAATGCAGATTACAACTCATCCGGCATTGGACAGTGCAAGAGAAGGTTTTAAAGAAGCATTTAAAGAAGCCGGTTTAGAAGTAGTTTATGATGAAAAAAATGCAAACGGTGAAATAACAACAGCAAATTTAATAGCAAATAATTTTGTAAATTCAAAAGTAGATTTGATTTATGCAATTGCTACAAATACTGCACAGGCGGTTTCAAATACTACAGAGGATATACCTATAGTTTTTTCGGCGATTACGGATCCCGAATCTGCAGGGATTTTGAAAAAAAATGTAACTGGAATAAGTGACAGAGTTGATATAAAACAGCAGCTGGAATTATTATTGAAAATAGACAGTAAAATAAAAAAAGTCGGAATAATATATAATTCATCAGAGCCGAACTCGAAAATACAGGTAGAAGATTTGAAAAAAGCTGCGAAAGAGCTTAATTTACAAGTAGTAGAAAAAAGTGTTTCACAAGTGAGTGAAATTCCTCAGGTAACTGATATGCTTATAAGAGAAAGTGATGCATTATATCTGCCTACAGATAATCTTGTCGCTTCTGTAGTAAATCTTATAACAGATAAAGCAGCAGTTGCAAAAAAAATTGTTTTTGGGGCTGAAGCTGCACATGTTAAAGGCGGAGCTTTAATAACTCAAGGTGTAGATTATTATGAAATGGGGAAAGAAGCAGGAAAAATAGCGGTAGAGATTTTAAAAAATAATAAAAAACCTTTTGAAATGAAGTATAAAACAATGGAATTAGGAGAAATTACTGTAAATTCTAAAACATTGGGGAAATTGGGAATTAAATTGCCTGAAGAAATTAGAAATAAAGTGAAATTTATAGAATAG
- a CDS encoding ABC transporter substrate-binding protein, which yields MKKLLLLILGCLTILACGKQEEVKEKKNDNKSEGKVYKIGITQIVTHPSLDMVKEGFKKAFEEAGIKADFDETNAEGSIPNANLIANKFKSDKKDLILGIATPSAQALANSISDIPILFSAVTDPVSAKILNKNVTGTSDKLDNVGEQLDLLIKLRPETKKIGVLYNPSEQNSLVQVKEIQEKAKERNLAVELQGITSFSEVAQATKILLGKTDALYLPTDNLVVSAVKLIVSEGISAKKPVISSERSSVDQGALFTMGLNYFDLGKRTGEMAIEILKGKPASEIPFETSKKTTLFLNEKTAQAIGIDIKNPVLEGAEIVK from the coding sequence ATGAAAAAATTACTACTGTTAATACTCGGGTGCTTAACGATTTTAGCATGCGGAAAACAGGAAGAAGTAAAAGAAAAGAAAAATGATAATAAATCTGAAGGAAAAGTTTATAAAATAGGGATTACTCAGATAGTTACACATCCTTCGCTAGATATGGTAAAGGAAGGATTTAAGAAAGCCTTTGAAGAAGCAGGGATAAAAGCCGATTTTGATGAAACGAATGCTGAAGGATCTATTCCTAATGCAAATTTAATAGCGAACAAATTTAAAAGTGATAAAAAGGACTTGATTCTAGGTATTGCAACACCTTCAGCACAGGCATTGGCAAACAGTATATCGGATATACCTATTTTGTTTTCAGCGGTAACTGATCCTGTCAGTGCAAAAATATTAAATAAAAATGTGACAGGAACAAGTGACAAACTTGATAATGTAGGAGAACAACTTGATTTACTTATAAAATTAAGACCTGAAACGAAAAAAATAGGTGTTTTATATAATCCTTCAGAACAAAATTCCCTTGTTCAGGTAAAAGAAATTCAGGAAAAAGCCAAAGAAAGAAATTTAGCAGTGGAGTTACAGGGAATAACTTCGTTCAGTGAAGTAGCACAAGCAACAAAAATTTTACTTGGAAAGACAGATGCACTGTATCTTCCTACGGATAATTTAGTAGTTTCAGCAGTGAAATTGATTGTTTCAGAAGGAATCAGTGCTAAAAAGCCTGTTATTTCAAGTGAAAGATCTTCAGTAGATCAGGGAGCTCTGTTTACAATGGGGTTGAATTATTTTGATTTAGGTAAAAGAACAGGAGAAATGGCAATAGAAATATTAAAAGGAAAACCTGCTTCAGAAATACCTTTTGAAACTTCTAAAAAGACAACTTTATTTTTAAATGAAAAAACAGCACAGGCAATAGGAATAGATATTAAAAATCCTGTATTGGAAGGTGCCGAAATAGTAAAATAA
- a CDS encoding ABC transporter permease → MNELLVFMQSLPEAFKTGFIYSIMVMGVYITYKILDFPDLSVDGTFPLGAFIFAGFAMSKNGFFGITHPIMGLVLATVGGMMAGYVTGALHTYLNIEGLLAGIIVMTGLYSINFRIIGGANGFIPDDRSIYEIVSYDKNFVMFTIIFLILLVLKGFYDYKIKKNKYVIRALAVYTIMVIALIVYVFLSKDIKLMLVALIVFILKMILDYILTSKFGFALRALGSNEQLVISLGVNEKRLKIFGLMLSNGFAALSGALYAQSLKAADLQLGFGVLVMGLAAIILGLGIIKKSQAVNEISIVILGSLLYYFIINVALMSNNWTRNLYDALGLSDGLKNVLEIKPTDVKVITAIILTVILWNETAKRIRKSRKKAKLIEKERGI, encoded by the coding sequence ATGAATGAATTGCTGGTATTTATGCAGAGCCTTCCCGAGGCTTTTAAAACTGGGTTTATATACTCCATAATGGTAATGGGGGTGTATATAACATATAAGATTCTGGATTTTCCGGATTTGTCGGTTGATGGTACTTTTCCATTAGGAGCTTTTATATTTGCAGGATTTGCAATGTCAAAAAACGGATTTTTCGGAATAACTCATCCTATAATGGGTCTTGTTCTTGCAACTGTAGGAGGAATGATGGCAGGATATGTAACAGGAGCATTACATACATATCTTAATATTGAGGGACTTCTTGCAGGAATAATCGTTATGACCGGACTTTACAGTATTAATTTCAGGATTATAGGGGGAGCAAACGGCTTTATTCCTGATGACAGGAGTATTTATGAAATAGTTTCTTATGATAAAAATTTTGTAATGTTCACGATTATTTTCTTAATACTTTTAGTCTTGAAAGGATTTTATGATTATAAAATTAAGAAAAATAAATATGTCATAAGAGCTTTGGCAGTGTATACGATTATGGTTATAGCTTTGATAGTTTATGTTTTTCTTTCAAAAGATATAAAGTTAATGCTTGTTGCATTAATAGTATTTATTTTGAAAATGATACTGGATTATATACTGACTTCAAAATTCGGATTTGCTCTTAGAGCATTGGGAAGTAATGAGCAGCTTGTAATAAGTCTTGGGGTAAATGAAAAGAGATTAAAAATATTCGGTTTGATGTTATCGAACGGGTTTGCAGCACTTTCGGGAGCATTATATGCCCAGTCGTTAAAAGCTGCCGATTTACAGTTGGGATTCGGAGTTTTGGTGATGGGACTTGCAGCAATAATATTGGGATTGGGAATTATTAAAAAATCTCAGGCAGTGAATGAAATCTCCATAGTTATATTGGGTTCATTATTGTACTATTTTATAATAAATGTAGCACTTATGTCGAATAACTGGACGAGAAATTTGTATGATGCTTTAGGTCTTAGTGACGGCTTAAAGAATGTACTTGAAATAAAACCTACCGATGTAAAAGTAATAACTGCTATTATTCTTACGGTAATTCTGTGGAATGAAACTGCCAAAAGGATAAGAAAGAGCAGAAAAAAAGCAAAATTAATCGAAAAGGAAAGAGGGATATAG